One part of the Streptomyces sp. NBC_00286 genome encodes these proteins:
- a CDS encoding NAD-glutamate dehydrogenase yields MQTKLDEAKAELLERAARVAENSPAGVHLPTRAQDEGTTDTPDHATVLAFLQRYYLHTAPEDLTDRDPVDVFGAAYSHYRLAENRPQGTANVRVHTPTVEENGWTCSHSVVEVVTDDMPFLVDSVTNELSRQGRGIHVVIHPQFVVRRDVTGKLIEVQPTRPAAEDLPHDAHIESWIHVEIDRETDRADLKQITADLLRVLSDAREAVEDWEKMRDAALRIADDLPAEPKADDLRDQEVEEARELLRWLAADHFTFLGYREYELTEDDSLAAVPGTGLGILRADPHHSGDDAHGHSHSFSRLPADARAKAREHKLLILTKANSRATVHRPSYLDYIGVKRFDENGNVIGERRFLGLFSSAAYTESVRRVPVIRRKVQEVLKGAGFSPNSHDGRDLLQILETYPRDELFQTPVDELRSIVTSVLYLQERRRLRLYLRQDEYGRYYSALVYLPRDRYTTAVRLRIIDILKEELGGTSVDFTAWNTESILSRLHFVVRVPQGTELPELSDADKERIEARLAEAARSWADGFAEALNAECGEERAAELLRRYGNAIPEGYKADHNPRTAVADLVNLEQLGDGKDFALSLYEPVGAGPGERRFKIYRIGAPVSLSAVLPVLSRLGVEVTDERPYELRCLDRTSAWIYDFGLRVPPPKGSGDSLADDARERFQDAFSATWTGQAENDGFNSLVLSAGLSWRQAMVLRAYAKYLRQAGSTFSQDYMEDTLRNNVHTTRLLVSLFEARMSPDRQRAGTELTDALLEELDAALDKVASLDEDRILRSFLTVIKATLRTNFFQEAGGGQPHEYVSMKFDPTAIPDLPAPRPAYEIWVYSPKVEGVHLRFGKVARGGLRWSDRREDFRTEILGLVKAQMVKNTVIVPVGAKGGFVAKQLPDPSVDRDAWLAEGIRSYKTFISALLDITDNMVAGEVVPPADVVRHDEDDTYLVVAADKGTATFSDIANEVAQSYNFWLGDAFASGGSAGYDHKKMGITARGAWESVERHFRELGVNTQTDDFTVVGVGDMSGDVFGNGMLLSEHIRLVAAFDHRHIVIDPNPDAATSYAERRRLFELPRSSWADYNKELLSQGGGVFPRSAKSIPLNSHIRQALGIEDRVAKMTPADLMRAILKAPVDLLWNGGIGTYVKASTETHADVGDKANDAIRVDGADLRVRVVGEGGNLGLTQLGRIEFAQHGGKVNTDAIDNSAGVDTSDHEVNIKILLNTVVADGDMTVKQRNKLLAEMTDEVGQLVLRNNYAQNVALANAQAQSPDMLHAQHRYLRHLVREGHLDRALEFMPTERQIRERLNTGHGLTQPETAVLLAYTKITVADELMHTSLPDDPYLRSLLHAYFPTALREQFLTQIDNHPLHREITTTVLVNDTVNTGGTSFLHRLREETGASLEEIVRAQTAARAIFGLSEVWDEVEALDNRVDAGVQTRIRLHSRRLVERGTRWLLNNRPQPLELAETIDFFSEGVARVWSELPNLLRGADLEWYQRIFDELSDAGVPDELAQRVAGFSAAFPALDVVAVADRTGKDPMAVAEVYYDLADRLRVSQLMDRIIELPRADRWQSMARASIREDLYAAHAALTSDVLACGNGAATPEQRFKAWEQKNAAILGRARTTLEEIQSSESFDLANLSVAMRTMRTLLRTHS; encoded by the coding sequence ATGCAGACCAAGCTGGACGAAGCCAAAGCCGAGCTGCTCGAACGGGCCGCCCGGGTAGCTGAGAACAGCCCGGCCGGGGTGCATCTACCGACCAGGGCGCAGGACGAGGGCACCACCGACACCCCGGACCACGCCACCGTGCTCGCGTTCCTCCAGCGCTACTACCTGCACACCGCCCCGGAGGACCTCACCGACCGTGACCCGGTCGATGTCTTCGGAGCCGCCTACTCCCACTACCGGCTGGCCGAAAACCGCCCCCAGGGCACGGCCAACGTCCGGGTCCACACCCCGACCGTCGAGGAGAACGGCTGGACCTGCAGCCACTCCGTCGTCGAGGTCGTCACCGACGACATGCCCTTCCTTGTCGACTCCGTGACCAACGAGCTGTCCCGGCAGGGGCGCGGCATCCATGTCGTGATCCACCCGCAGTTCGTCGTACGGCGCGATGTCACCGGCAAGCTCATCGAGGTCCAGCCCACCCGGCCCGCCGCCGAAGACCTGCCGCACGACGCTCACATCGAGTCCTGGATCCACGTCGAGATCGACCGTGAGACCGACCGCGCCGATCTGAAGCAGATCACCGCCGATCTGCTGCGTGTGCTCTCCGACGCCCGCGAGGCCGTCGAGGACTGGGAGAAGATGCGGGACGCGGCGCTGCGTATCGCCGACGACCTGCCGGCCGAGCCCAAGGCAGACGATCTGCGCGACCAGGAGGTCGAGGAGGCCCGCGAGCTGCTGCGCTGGCTGGCCGCCGACCACTTCACCTTCCTCGGCTACCGCGAGTACGAGCTGACGGAGGACGACTCCCTCGCCGCCGTCCCCGGCACCGGTCTCGGCATACTGCGCGCGGACCCGCATCACAGCGGCGACGACGCCCACGGCCACTCGCACTCCTTCAGCCGGCTCCCCGCCGACGCCCGCGCCAAGGCCCGCGAGCACAAGCTGCTCATCCTCACCAAGGCCAACAGCCGCGCCACCGTGCACCGGCCGTCCTACCTCGACTACATCGGCGTGAAGAGGTTCGACGAGAACGGGAACGTCATCGGTGAGCGCCGCTTCCTCGGGCTCTTCTCCTCCGCCGCGTACACCGAGTCCGTACGCCGGGTGCCGGTCATCCGACGCAAGGTCCAGGAAGTTCTCAAGGGCGCGGGCTTCTCGCCCAACAGCCACGACGGGCGCGATCTGCTGCAGATCCTGGAGACATACCCCCGTGACGAGCTGTTCCAGACCCCGGTCGACGAGCTGCGGTCCATCGTCACCTCCGTCCTCTACCTGCAGGAGCGCCGGCGGCTCCGCCTCTACCTGCGCCAGGACGAGTACGGCCGCTACTACTCGGCCCTCGTCTACCTGCCGCGCGACCGCTACACCACGGCCGTACGCCTGAGGATCATCGACATCCTCAAGGAGGAACTCGGCGGCACCAGCGTCGACTTCACCGCCTGGAACACCGAGTCGATCCTGTCCCGGCTGCACTTCGTGGTCCGTGTCCCGCAGGGCACCGAACTGCCCGAACTGTCTGACGCCGACAAGGAACGCATCGAGGCGCGTCTCGCCGAGGCCGCCCGCTCCTGGGCCGATGGTTTCGCCGAGGCGCTGAACGCCGAGTGCGGCGAGGAGCGCGCGGCCGAACTGCTGCGCCGGTACGGCAACGCCATTCCCGAGGGCTACAAGGCCGACCACAACCCGCGTACGGCGGTCGCCGACCTCGTCAACCTGGAGCAGCTCGGCGACGGCAAGGACTTCGCGCTCAGCCTGTACGAGCCGGTGGGCGCCGGGCCCGGCGAGCGCCGCTTCAAGATCTACCGCATCGGCGCGCCCGTCTCCCTCTCCGCGGTCCTGCCGGTGCTCAGCCGGCTCGGCGTCGAGGTCACCGACGAGCGCCCGTACGAGCTGCGCTGCTTGGACCGCACGTCCGCCTGGATCTACGACTTCGGCCTGCGCGTGCCCCCGCCCAAGGGCAGCGGCGACTCCCTGGCCGACGACGCCCGCGAGCGCTTCCAGGACGCCTTCTCGGCGACCTGGACCGGACAGGCCGAGAACGACGGCTTCAACTCGCTCGTCCTGAGCGCCGGGCTGAGCTGGCGGCAGGCGATGGTGCTGCGCGCGTACGCGAAGTACCTGCGTCAGGCCGGTTCGACCTTCAGCCAGGACTACATGGAGGACACCCTCCGCAACAACGTCCACACCACCCGGCTGCTCGTCTCCCTCTTCGAGGCGCGGATGTCCCCGGACCGCCAGCGCGCGGGTACGGAACTGACCGACGCCCTCCTGGAGGAGCTGGACGCCGCCCTCGACAAGGTCGCCTCGCTCGACGAGGACCGGATCCTGCGGTCGTTCCTGACCGTCATCAAGGCGACTCTGCGCACGAATTTCTTCCAGGAGGCGGGGGGCGGACAGCCGCACGAGTACGTCTCCATGAAGTTCGACCCCACGGCCATCCCCGACCTTCCGGCGCCGCGTCCGGCGTACGAGATCTGGGTGTACTCACCGAAGGTCGAGGGCGTCCACCTGCGGTTCGGCAAGGTCGCGCGCGGCGGTCTGCGCTGGTCCGACCGCCGTGAGGACTTCCGCACGGAGATCCTCGGCCTGGTCAAGGCGCAGATGGTCAAGAACACCGTGATCGTGCCGGTCGGCGCGAAGGGCGGCTTCGTCGCCAAGCAGCTGCCGGACCCGTCCGTGGACCGCGACGCCTGGCTGGCGGAGGGCATCCGCAGCTACAAGACGTTCATCTCGGCGCTGCTCGACATCACCGACAACATGGTGGCCGGCGAGGTCGTGCCGCCCGCCGACGTCGTACGGCACGACGAGGACGACACCTACCTCGTCGTCGCCGCCGACAAGGGCACCGCGACCTTCTCGGACATCGCCAACGAGGTCGCGCAGAGCTACAACTTCTGGCTCGGCGACGCCTTCGCCTCGGGCGGCAGCGCCGGTTACGACCACAAGAAGATGGGCATCACCGCCCGCGGCGCCTGGGAGTCCGTGGAGCGGCACTTCCGGGAGCTGGGCGTGAACACGCAGACCGACGACTTCACCGTCGTCGGCGTCGGCGACATGTCCGGCGACGTGTTCGGCAACGGCATGCTGCTGTCCGAGCACATCCGCCTGGTCGCCGCCTTCGACCACCGGCACATCGTCATCGACCCGAACCCGGACGCGGCCACCTCGTACGCCGAGCGCCGCCGCCTCTTCGAGTTGCCCCGCAGCTCCTGGGCCGACTACAACAAGGAGCTGCTGTCGCAGGGCGGCGGCGTCTTCCCGCGCAGCGCCAAGTCCATCCCGCTCAACAGCCACATCCGCCAGGCCCTCGGCATCGAGGACCGCGTCGCCAAGATGACCCCGGCCGACCTGATGCGGGCCATCCTCAAGGCACCGGTCGACCTGCTGTGGAACGGCGGCATCGGTACGTACGTGAAGGCGTCGACCGAGACGCACGCGGACGTCGGCGACAAGGCCAACGACGCGATCCGCGTGGACGGCGCCGACCTCCGGGTCAGGGTCGTCGGCGAGGGCGGCAACCTCGGCCTGACCCAGCTCGGCCGGATCGAGTTCGCGCAGCACGGCGGCAAGGTCAACACCGACGCCATCGACAACAGCGCGGGCGTGGACACCTCCGACCACGAGGTGAACATCAAGATCCTGCTCAACACGGTCGTCGCGGACGGCGACATGACCGTCAAGCAGCGCAACAAGCTGCTCGCCGAGATGACCGACGAGGTCGGCCAACTCGTCCTGCGCAACAACTACGCACAGAACGTCGCGCTCGCCAACGCGCAGGCCCAGTCCCCGGACATGCTCCACGCCCAGCACCGCTACCTGCGCCACCTGGTGCGCGAGGGCCACCTCGACCGGGCCCTGGAGTTCATGCCCACCGAGCGCCAGATCCGGGAGCGCCTCAACACCGGGCACGGGCTGACCCAGCCGGAGACGGCCGTCCTCCTCGCGTACACGAAGATCACGGTCGCCGACGAGCTGATGCACACCTCGCTGCCCGACGACCCGTATCTGCGCAGCCTGCTGCACGCGTACTTCCCGACCGCGCTGCGCGAACAGTTCCTCACGCAGATCGACAACCACCCACTGCACCGCGAGATCACCACGACGGTGCTGGTCAACGACACGGTCAACACGGGCGGTACGAGCTTCCTGCACCGACTGCGCGAGGAGACCGGAGCCTCGCTCGAGGAGATCGTCCGGGCGCAGACCGCGGCCCGCGCGATCTTCGGGCTGAGCGAGGTGTGGGACGAGGTCGAGGCGCTCGACAACAGGGTCGACGCGGGCGTTCAGACCCGTATCCGCCTGCACTCCCGCCGGCTCGTCGAGCGCGGCACACGCTGGCTGCTCAACAACCGGCCGCAGCCGCTTGAGCTCGCCGAGACGATCGACTTCTTCAGCGAGGGGGTCGCACGGGTCTGGTCCGAGCTGCCCAATCTGTTGCGTGGTGCGGACCTGGAGTGGTACCAGCGGATCTTCGACGAATTGTCGGACGCCGGTGTCCCTGACGAGCTCGCCCAGCGCGTCGCCGGGTTCTCCGCGGCCTTCCCGGCGCTCGACGTGGTCGCGGTGGCCGACCGCACCGGCAAGGACCCGATGGCCGTCGCCGAGGTGTACTACGACCTCGCCGACCGCCTCCGAGTCAGCCAGCTCATGGACCGCATCATCGAGCTCCCGCGCGCCGACCGCTGGCAGTCCATGGCCCGCGCCTCCATCCGCGAGGACCTGTACGCGGCCCATGCGGCGCTCACCTCCGACGTCCTGGCCTGCGGAAACGGCGCGGCCACACCGGAACAGCGGTTCAAGGCCTGGGAGCAGAAGAACGCGGCGATCCTGGGCCGGGCCCGTACGACCCTGGAGGAGATCCAGAGCTCGGAGTCCTTCGACCTGGCGAACCTGTCGGTGGCGATGCGGACGATGCGGACGTTGTTGCGTACGCACTCGTAG
- a CDS encoding ABC transporter ATP-binding protein codes for MAEYAKNPGHAENHAEHSEKIPTVIADRVDIVYRVNGTGAGRGSATAALNRILRGKKTEQAAGVRKVHAVKSVSFTAYKREAIGLIGTNGSGKSTLLKAVAGLLPVERGRIFTHGQPSLLGVNAALMNDLTGERNVRLGGLAMGMSREQIRERYEEIVDFSGINEKGDFITLPMRTYSSGMAARLRFSIAAAKDHDVLMIDEALATGDRSFQKRSEARIRELRKHAGTVFLVSHNNKSIRDTCDRVLWLERGELRMDGPTSEVLAAYEEFTSGRR; via the coding sequence GTGGCTGAGTACGCGAAGAACCCTGGGCACGCGGAGAACCACGCTGAGCACAGCGAGAAGATCCCCACCGTCATCGCCGACCGCGTCGACATCGTCTACCGGGTCAACGGCACCGGCGCCGGCCGCGGTTCCGCGACCGCCGCCCTCAATCGCATCCTGCGCGGCAAGAAGACGGAACAGGCGGCAGGCGTACGCAAGGTGCACGCCGTGAAGAGCGTGTCCTTCACCGCGTACAAACGCGAGGCCATCGGGCTGATCGGCACGAACGGGTCCGGCAAGTCGACCCTGCTCAAGGCGGTCGCGGGGCTGCTGCCTGTGGAGCGCGGCCGTATCTTCACGCACGGCCAGCCCTCCCTGCTCGGCGTGAACGCCGCGCTGATGAACGACCTCACCGGTGAGCGCAACGTTCGCCTCGGAGGGCTCGCCATGGGGATGTCCCGCGAGCAGATCCGTGAGCGGTACGAGGAGATCGTCGACTTCTCGGGGATCAATGAGAAGGGGGACTTCATTACGTTGCCCATGCGCACGTATTCCTCCGGGATGGCAGCGCGGCTCCGGTTCTCGATCGCCGCCGCGAAGGATCACGACGTGCTGATGATCGACGAGGCGCTGGCCACCGGGGATCGCTCCTTCCAGAAGCGGTCCGAGGCTCGGATCCGGGAGCTGCGGAAGCATGCGGGCACGGTGTTCCTGGTCAGCCACAACAACAAGTCGATCCGGGATACGTGCGACCGGGTGCTGTGGCTTGAACGCGGGGAGCTCCGCATGGACGGGCCGACCTCTGAAGTGCTGGCCGCGTACGAGGAATTCACCAGCGGCAGGCGGTGA
- a CDS encoding glycosyltransferase → MTEYPERDVFFVSNSVNELGGVTSWSHQMARLFTGRGHRVHVVGITPAEVEQELGELPYPTTTLYSGRPPRPGRARRASMCEQAARLTALFRTARPGAVVIVTQVWAMEWVELADMRGLTVIGMTHESYDYSRAAGRFRRVLKHYRDVDRLLALTRDDADLWIGQGLNNVSYMPNPLPFMPVVPSPRTANVVVSMGRLHDQKGIDMLIDTWSEVAPQHPGWTLRIYGSGEDEELLKKQCTALGLDNCVEWMGSTGNAADALRGGSVFVQSSRGEGFPLALMEAMATGLPCAAFDCAPGVREIVRDGEDGLLARLGNTGELARRLGMLMSDKELRDRMGDAARANIQRYGADEVVRRWEELFAFLER, encoded by the coding sequence GTGACGGAGTATCCCGAGCGGGACGTCTTCTTCGTCTCCAACAGCGTCAACGAGCTGGGCGGGGTGACGAGTTGGTCGCACCAGATGGCCCGGCTGTTCACCGGGCGCGGGCATCGTGTGCACGTCGTCGGCATCACTCCGGCCGAGGTCGAGCAGGAGCTGGGCGAACTCCCGTATCCGACCACGACGTTGTACTCCGGACGGCCGCCCCGCCCCGGTCGAGCCCGCCGGGCGAGCATGTGCGAGCAGGCCGCCAGGCTGACGGCGCTGTTCCGGACGGCGCGACCCGGCGCGGTCGTGATCGTCACGCAGGTGTGGGCCATGGAGTGGGTGGAACTGGCCGACATGCGGGGACTGACCGTCATCGGCATGACCCACGAGTCGTACGACTACTCCAGGGCGGCCGGACGTTTCCGGCGCGTCCTCAAGCACTACCGCGACGTCGACCGCCTGCTCGCCCTGACCCGCGACGACGCCGACCTCTGGATCGGCCAGGGCCTCAACAACGTCTCGTACATGCCGAATCCGCTCCCCTTCATGCCCGTCGTCCCCTCCCCGCGCACCGCGAACGTGGTCGTCAGCATGGGCCGCCTGCACGACCAGAAGGGCATCGACATGCTCATCGACACCTGGTCCGAGGTCGCTCCGCAGCACCCTGGCTGGACCTTGCGGATCTACGGTTCCGGCGAGGACGAGGAGCTCCTGAAGAAGCAGTGCACGGCACTCGGGCTCGACAACTGCGTGGAGTGGATGGGGAGTACGGGCAATGCGGCGGACGCGTTGCGCGGCGGCTCGGTCTTCGTCCAGTCTTCGCGGGGTGAGGGTTTCCCGCTCGCTCTGATGGAGGCGATGGCGACGGGCCTGCCGTGCGCCGCGTTCGACTGTGCGCCCGGGGTACGCGAGATCGTCCGCGACGGGGAGGACGGCCTGCTCGCGCGCCTCGGCAACACGGGCGAACTGGCCCGCAGGCTGGGCATGTTGATGTCCGACAAGGAGCTGCGGGACCGGATGGGGGACGCGGCGAGGGCGAACATTCAGCGATACGGGGCGGATGAGGTCGTACGGCGGTGGGAGGAGCTGTTCGCGTTCCTGGAGCGCTGA
- a CDS encoding bifunctional glycosyltransferase/CDP-glycerol:glycerophosphate glycerophosphotransferase, translating into MNLDPSRPPGATAAVPDVTVVVIVYNDASRLPTAVRSALAQTLRGVEVVIVDDRSTDGSYETARRLAAEHPDRVRAYRLPENSGGCGAPRNHGLAQAHGTYVVFLDSDDVLERNACRNLLEAAETTGADLVSGLCVRVHVDARGHKEVKWYPWLYERTRTLESIAELPDLLVFDTLSTNKLYRREFLLERDLSFPVGIHYEDLLFSAQAYVAAGRITLIPNRVYDWSVAEKSAAKSISNRRDEIANFAQRMEIHRRVDQLLAEQGLLELKFHKDVKFLKHDLVLHLRDLPFRDAANRREFAALARDYLDSIDRAAFDEVEPIHAICALLLRRSDWDHLLPAVDTLTNRDKISSPLLERDGRIYWCAEHLDDDFARRAMDVTELGYHTKPVEKMFLRNALTGYTEAAGTVRLAGRVTNPLGIIPPGARLTAELEFYARRKGLRFQTFRFPVATLRHEGETIAWEASADLARGLRPLGIVDAVWDVRLHLDVDGARTTTRLTAPEPGLAGGQLPVRPRLTRLAAHHIEPEVSARGHLCFRLVSHEQVDAFVARGVQGPPGRLAKSGYRKAKAVRKKLTSGDTKIRLYHEAFSRLPVKKRLVVFESHLGRQYSDSPRAIYEEMRRQGLEFEAVWSYTGSPTGFPSDATLVRRWSLPYLQALARAEFWIDNQSYPLKLTKRPQTTYIQTWHGSALKRMGFDEPEWKLKFRRGQEEQQRTLDRFDHFLIRTEHDVRTLARAFRLKEKTLLRVGYPRNDALVRARHATERPPLAAELGIPEDRKVLLYAPTFRGRGKGRFELPFDVERFADTFGDRYVLLVRAHYLHHVVLPPSVRGRVIDVSTHHDVTPLLALADGLITDYSSVMFDYVLLDRPMFFFAYDYEEYVYEGRGTYFDLLERAPGPVVRTEDELLAVVGSLEKQVVKYAAARERFVADFGEYDKGDAAQSVVEQFFSQWRS; encoded by the coding sequence GTGAACCTGGATCCGTCCCGGCCGCCCGGCGCCACCGCCGCCGTACCCGACGTCACCGTTGTCGTCATCGTCTACAACGACGCGTCCCGGCTGCCCACGGCCGTCCGCTCCGCGCTGGCGCAGACGCTGCGCGGCGTCGAGGTCGTGATCGTGGACGACCGCAGCACGGACGGCTCGTACGAGACTGCCCGGCGGCTGGCCGCCGAGCATCCCGATCGAGTACGCGCCTACCGGCTCCCGGAGAACAGCGGTGGCTGCGGGGCGCCGCGCAACCACGGCCTCGCGCAGGCACACGGTACGTACGTCGTCTTCCTCGACAGCGACGACGTACTGGAACGCAACGCCTGCCGGAACCTCCTGGAGGCGGCCGAGACCACCGGCGCCGACCTCGTCTCCGGGCTGTGCGTCCGCGTGCATGTGGACGCGCGCGGCCACAAGGAGGTCAAGTGGTACCCCTGGCTGTACGAGCGCACTCGCACCCTGGAGTCGATCGCCGAGCTGCCCGACCTGCTGGTCTTCGACACGCTGTCGACGAACAAGCTCTATCGCCGGGAGTTCCTGCTGGAGCGGGACCTGAGCTTCCCCGTCGGCATTCACTACGAGGACCTGCTCTTCTCGGCGCAGGCCTATGTGGCCGCCGGCCGCATCACCCTGATCCCGAACCGCGTCTACGACTGGAGCGTTGCCGAGAAGTCGGCCGCGAAGTCGATCAGCAACCGGCGTGACGAGATCGCCAACTTCGCACAGCGGATGGAGATCCATCGTCGGGTCGACCAACTGCTCGCGGAGCAGGGGTTGTTGGAGCTGAAGTTCCACAAGGACGTCAAGTTCCTGAAGCACGATCTAGTGCTGCATCTGCGGGACCTGCCGTTCCGGGACGCCGCCAACCGGCGGGAGTTCGCTGCGCTGGCCCGCGACTACCTCGACTCGATCGACCGCGCCGCGTTCGACGAGGTGGAGCCCATCCACGCCATCTGCGCCCTTCTGCTGCGGCGGAGCGACTGGGACCACCTCCTTCCGGCCGTGGACACGCTCACCAACCGCGACAAGATCTCCTCGCCGCTCCTCGAACGCGACGGGCGGATCTACTGGTGCGCCGAGCACCTGGACGACGACTTCGCACGGCGGGCCATGGACGTCACCGAACTCGGCTACCACACCAAGCCGGTCGAGAAGATGTTCCTGCGCAACGCCCTGACCGGCTACACGGAAGCGGCCGGTACGGTCCGTCTCGCCGGGCGCGTCACCAATCCGCTCGGCATCATCCCGCCCGGCGCCCGGCTCACCGCCGAGCTGGAGTTCTACGCCCGCCGCAAGGGCCTGCGCTTCCAGACCTTCCGCTTCCCGGTGGCGACCCTGCGGCACGAAGGCGAGACCATCGCCTGGGAGGCATCGGCGGATCTCGCGCGCGGGCTGCGTCCGCTGGGCATCGTGGACGCCGTATGGGACGTACGCCTCCACCTCGACGTCGACGGCGCCCGCACCACAACCCGGCTCACCGCCCCCGAACCCGGCCTGGCCGGGGGGCAGTTGCCCGTCCGGCCCCGGCTCACCCGCCTCGCCGCCCACCACATCGAGCCCGAGGTCTCCGCGCGCGGCCATCTCTGCTTCCGGCTCGTGTCCCATGAGCAGGTGGACGCGTTCGTCGCGCGCGGCGTGCAGGGGCCGCCGGGCCGGCTCGCCAAGTCCGGCTACCGGAAGGCGAAGGCGGTGCGCAAGAAGCTGACCTCCGGCGACACCAAGATCCGGCTGTACCACGAGGCGTTCAGCCGGCTGCCCGTGAAGAAACGCCTGGTCGTCTTCGAGAGCCACCTGGGCCGGCAGTACAGCGACAGCCCGCGGGCCATCTACGAGGAAATGCGGCGCCAGGGCCTGGAGTTCGAGGCGGTGTGGTCGTACACGGGAAGTCCCACGGGCTTTCCGTCCGATGCCACGCTCGTACGCCGCTGGTCGCTGCCCTATCTCCAGGCGCTGGCCCGCGCCGAGTTCTGGATCGACAACCAGAGCTATCCGCTGAAGCTCACCAAGCGGCCGCAGACCACGTACATCCAGACCTGGCACGGCTCGGCGCTCAAGCGGATGGGCTTCGACGAGCCGGAGTGGAAGCTCAAGTTCCGGCGCGGGCAGGAGGAGCAGCAGCGCACGCTGGACCGTTTCGACCACTTTCTGATCCGTACCGAGCACGACGTCCGCACCCTCGCCCGCGCCTTCCGCCTCAAGGAGAAGACGCTGCTGCGGGTGGGTTATCCGCGCAACGACGCGCTCGTACGAGCCCGCCATGCCACCGAACGACCGCCGCTGGCCGCCGAGTTGGGCATCCCGGAGGACAGAAAGGTCCTGCTGTACGCGCCCACCTTCCGCGGACGCGGCAAAGGCCGCTTCGAGCTGCCCTTCGACGTGGAGCGCTTCGCGGACACCTTCGGCGACCGCTATGTCCTCCTCGTCCGCGCCCACTACCTCCACCACGTGGTGCTCCCGCCGTCCGTGCGGGGCCGCGTCATCGACGTATCGACGCATCACGATGTGACCCCGCTGCTGGCGCTCGCCGACGGCCTGATCACCGACTACTCGTCCGTGATGTTCGACTACGTCCTCCTCGACCGGCCGATGTTCTTCTTCGCGTACGACTACGAGGAGTACGTGTACGAGGGTCGCGGAACCTACTTCGACCTGCTGGAACGGGCACCCGGGCCCGTGGTGCGTACCGAGGACGAACTGCTCGCCGTGGTCGGGTCGTTGGAGAAACAGGTGGTCAAGTACGCGGCGGCGCGGGAGCGGTTCGTGGCGGACTTCGGTGAGTACGACAAGGGGGACGCGGCGCAGAGCGTCGTCGAGCAGTTCTTCTCCCAGTGGAGGTCCTAG
- a CDS encoding DJ-1/PfpI family protein, giving the protein MTAKILIVTGDAAESLEVMYPYQRLREEGYEVHIAAPARKQLRFVVHDFEPGFDTYTEKPGYTWPADLAFSEVDPGQYVALVIPGGRAPEYLRNDLELRKILKSFFDTDKPVAQICHGPLLTAAIDGLRGRRVTAYPALELDMQAAGATFQDAEAVVDGTLVSSRAWPDHSSWMREFLTVLRAKAPVT; this is encoded by the coding sequence ATGACTGCGAAGATCCTGATCGTCACCGGAGACGCCGCGGAGTCACTGGAGGTGATGTACCCCTACCAGCGCCTGCGCGAAGAGGGCTACGAGGTCCACATCGCCGCCCCCGCCCGCAAGCAACTCCGCTTCGTCGTCCACGACTTCGAACCCGGCTTCGATACGTACACCGAGAAGCCCGGCTACACCTGGCCCGCCGACCTGGCCTTCTCGGAGGTCGACCCCGGCCAGTACGTGGCCCTGGTGATCCCCGGCGGCCGGGCACCCGAGTACCTCCGCAACGACCTCGAACTCCGCAAGATCCTGAAGTCCTTCTTCGATACGGACAAACCCGTCGCCCAGATCTGCCACGGTCCCCTGCTGACCGCGGCGATCGACGGCCTCCGGGGGCGCCGCGTCACGGCGTACCCGGCGCTCGAGCTGGACATGCAGGCCGCGGGCGCCACCTTCCAGGACGCCGAGGCCGTGGTCGACGGCACCCTCGTCTCGTCGCGCGCCTGGCCGGACCACTCCAGCTGGATGCGGGAGTTCCTTACGGTGCTACGAGCTAAGGCTCCGGTGACCTGA